A window of the Paenibacillus woosongensis genome harbors these coding sequences:
- the gyrA gene encoding DNA gyrase subunit A, with translation MSLMENFLPAYLEEVVGDRFGRYSKYIIQDRAIPDVRDGLKPVQRRILYAMYDSGNTPDKPYRKSAKTVGDVMGNYHPHGDSSIYEGMVRMAQPWKMGHVLIDGHGNWGSQDDDPAAAMRYTEARLSPIAMELLRDIDKRTVPFKDNFDNTAMEPVVLPSRYPNLLVNGVSGISAGFATEIPPHNLREVIDACIAVMEKPSMSLEEIRAYVKGPDFPTHGIIMGEEGIKDAYETGRGRIYIRAKTEIESLRGGKQQIVITEIPYQVVKSRLVTAMENIRLEKKVDGIAEVRDESGREGLRIVVELRKDADAQGILAYLLKKTDLQVTYNFNMVAIVNKAPRQLGLKPILEAYIAHQREVVTYRTQFELEKAEDRAHVVEGLVKALNILDEVIAAIKASKNRQDAQNNLQWMFGFTERQADAILTLQLYRLTNLEITSLEKELNELNKKIATLRGILESDKKLIAVIKKELLEIREKYGVDRRSEIQGEVEEIKVNLEVMVAQEDVLVTLSNEGYIKRTSMLSFTRSGGELDGSGVKDGDYIKHILEVDTLQNVLIFTQRGQYFVLPVHQIPEFKWKDNGTAIVNVIAMAKEDHIVSVIPIKTFEEPDTSLVFVTKRGQVKRTLLKDYETKRSGAVAAAKVADGDEIIQVQLSRNTAEILLLTKDGMAIRFAENEVNPMGRVASGVKGIGLKDGDEVVAALWVEGEEGEILVVSDLGYGKRSLLLDYPMQSRGGRGVQTFEFKEGKRVKPNGSRIAGGFHCKEALDIVAMTKQGESYGFNSEAAPLADRKSIGKALASVGKGDEIIDLLIVPQRSEEAQAN, from the coding sequence TTGAGTTTAATGGAGAACTTTTTGCCGGCCTATTTGGAGGAAGTCGTTGGCGACCGGTTTGGCCGGTATTCCAAATATATCATTCAGGATCGCGCTATTCCCGATGTGCGCGATGGCCTGAAGCCTGTCCAAAGACGGATTCTATACGCCATGTATGATTCGGGGAACACTCCGGACAAGCCGTATCGCAAATCCGCCAAGACAGTCGGAGACGTGATGGGGAATTACCACCCGCACGGCGACTCCTCGATTTACGAGGGAATGGTGCGCATGGCCCAGCCTTGGAAAATGGGGCATGTGCTGATCGACGGCCATGGGAACTGGGGCTCGCAGGACGATGACCCGGCAGCGGCGATGCGTTATACCGAGGCGAGATTATCGCCGATCGCCATGGAGCTGCTGCGTGACATCGATAAGCGGACGGTTCCGTTCAAGGACAATTTCGACAATACCGCGATGGAGCCTGTCGTGCTTCCATCGCGGTATCCGAATCTGCTTGTCAACGGCGTCAGCGGAATTTCCGCAGGCTTTGCCACTGAAATTCCGCCGCATAATCTGCGCGAAGTCATCGATGCCTGCATTGCGGTCATGGAGAAGCCAAGCATGAGTCTGGAAGAGATCCGCGCCTATGTGAAGGGGCCGGACTTTCCGACCCACGGCATCATCATGGGTGAAGAAGGCATCAAGGATGCCTACGAGACCGGGCGAGGCCGCATCTATATCCGCGCGAAGACGGAAATTGAGTCACTGCGCGGCGGGAAGCAGCAGATCGTGATTACGGAAATTCCATACCAGGTTGTTAAGTCCCGCCTGGTTACCGCTATGGAGAATATTCGCCTGGAGAAGAAGGTGGACGGGATCGCCGAGGTTCGCGACGAGAGCGGCCGCGAAGGGCTGCGGATCGTCGTGGAGCTGCGGAAGGATGCGGATGCCCAGGGGATTTTGGCGTATTTGCTGAAGAAAACCGATCTGCAGGTAACCTATAACTTCAACATGGTGGCGATCGTCAACAAGGCGCCGCGCCAGCTCGGCTTAAAGCCGATCCTTGAAGCTTATATCGCCCACCAGCGCGAGGTCGTGACATACAGAACGCAGTTCGAGCTGGAGAAGGCGGAGGATCGGGCCCATGTTGTCGAGGGCCTGGTCAAAGCGCTGAACATTCTCGACGAGGTCATTGCCGCGATCAAGGCTTCCAAGAACCGTCAGGACGCTCAGAACAATCTGCAATGGATGTTCGGGTTTACCGAGCGGCAGGCCGACGCGATCCTTACGTTGCAATTATACCGCTTGACGAATTTGGAAATTACGTCGTTAGAGAAAGAATTAAACGAGCTGAACAAGAAAATTGCCACGCTGCGGGGAATTCTGGAGAGCGACAAGAAACTGATTGCGGTTATTAAGAAAGAACTGTTGGAAATCCGGGAGAAATACGGCGTGGACCGCCGCTCGGAAATTCAGGGCGAGGTTGAGGAAATCAAGGTTAACCTCGAAGTGATGGTCGCTCAGGAAGATGTGCTTGTTACGCTGTCTAATGAAGGTTATATCAAGCGCACGAGCATGCTGTCTTTTACCCGCTCCGGCGGTGAGCTGGACGGCTCGGGTGTGAAGGACGGCGATTACATCAAGCATATCCTCGAGGTGGATACGCTGCAAAATGTGCTGATCTTTACGCAGCGGGGGCAATACTTCGTGCTGCCTGTGCATCAAATTCCCGAGTTCAAGTGGAAGGATAACGGAACGGCGATCGTCAATGTCATCGCCATGGCCAAGGAAGACCACATCGTTAGTGTTATCCCGATCAAAACCTTTGAAGAGCCGGATACAAGCCTCGTATTCGTGACGAAACGCGGACAGGTAAAACGCACGCTGCTGAAGGATTACGAGACGAAGCGCTCCGGCGCCGTCGCCGCTGCAAAGGTTGCGGATGGGGATGAAATCATCCAGGTGCAGCTCAGCCGGAACACGGCCGAAATCCTGCTGCTCACGAAGGATGGCATGGCGATTCGCTTTGCCGAAAATGAAGTCAATCCGATGGGACGCGTTGCTTCCGGTGTTAAAGGCATTGGCCTGAAGGACGGTGACGAGGTGGTAGCTGCGCTATGGGTGGAAGGCGAAGAAGGAGAAATCCTGGTCGTCTCTGACCTGGGTTACGGCAAGCGCAGCCTGCTGCTGGATTATCCGATGCAAAGCCGCGGGGGACGCGGCGTGCAGACGTTCGAGTTCAAGGAAGGCAAGCGCGTAAAGCCGAACGGCAGCCGCATTGCGGGCGGCTTCCATTGCAAGGAAGCGCTGGACATCGTAGCTATGACGAAGCAGGGCGAGTCATATGGGTTTAATTCGGAAGCGGCCCCGCTGGCCGATCGCAAATCGATCGGGAAGGCACTAGCCTCTGTAGGCAAAGGGGACGAAATTATCGATTTACTGATTGTGCCGCAGCGCAGCGAAGAGGCGCAGGCCAACTAG